A portion of the Salminus brasiliensis chromosome 9, fSalBra1.hap2, whole genome shotgun sequence genome contains these proteins:
- the LOC140562801 gene encoding zona pellucida sperm-binding protein 4-like — MGKMWGSVTFVVLWLNGLSNAAITSWSLQAEKQPQSPPGPLPQLPGPFPPQQPRPLPPQLPGPFAPQQPRPLPPQLPGPFAPQQPRPLPPQLPGPFAPQQPRPLPPQLPGPFAPQQPRPLPPQLPGPFAPQQPRPLPPQLPGPLAPQQPRPVPPQLPGPLAPQQPRPVPPQLPGPFAPQQPRPLPPQLPGPFAPPRYDPQPQVTTFDKCRLADADKIPCGEPGIDASQCAAINCCFDGQQCYYGKAVTVQCTIDGQFVLVVARDTTLPRLSLDSISLLGGSDGPCGVVDYNADFAIYQFPVTACGTRAVVLGDYVVYENKMSSSYEVGVGPLGAITRDSHFELYVQCRYSTTTVASLAVELSSNDPPLPVAASGPLRVELRLGNGQCVTKGCVQEQVAYTSYYTEADYPVTKVLREPVYVEVRMLERTDPNLVLVLDRCWVTSTPDPFGIPQWDLLVNGCPYRDDRYLTTLVPVDGSSGLPYPSHYKRFVFKMFTFVDPASMAPLKERVFIHCSTAVCSPTAGATCEPKCNRRRRDTGAAIRNSHPVSVVSSGEVIYTQTAPPQLE; from the exons ATGGGGAAAATGTGGGGTAGTGTAACATTTGTGGTGCTCTGGTTGAATGGTCTGAGCAATGCTGCTATAACTTCATGGAGCCTGCAAGCAGAGAAACAACCTCAAAGTCCTCCTGGGCCGCTTCCTCAGCTTCCTGGCCCATTCCCTCCTCAGCAGCCTAGGCCGCTTCCTCCTCAGCTTCCTGGACCATTTGCTCCTCAGCAGCCTAGGCCGCTTCCTCCTCAGCTTCCTGGACCATTTGCTCCTCAGCAGCCTAGGCCGCTTCCTCCTCAGCTTCCTGGACCATTTGCTCCTCAGCAGCCTAGGCCGCTTCCTCCTCAGCTTCCTGGACCATTTGCTCCTCAGCAGCCTAGGCCGCTTCCTCCTCAGCTTCCTGGACCATTTGCTCCTCAGCAGCCTAGGCCGCTTCCTCCTCAGCTTCCTGGGCCACTCGCTCCCCAGCAGCCTAGGCCGGTTCCTCCTCAGCTTCCTGGGCCACTCGCTCCCCAGCAGCCTAGGCCGGTTCCTCCTCAGCTTCCTGGACCATTTGCTCCTCAGCAGCCTAGGCCGCTTCCTCCTCAGCTTCCTGGGCCATTTGCCCCTCCAAGATATGATCCTCAGCCACAGGTGACCACCTTTGATAAATGCAGACTGGCTGATGCTGACAAGATTCCTTGTGGAGAACCTGGCATAGATGCTTCTCAGTGTGCTGCCATAAACTGCTGTTTTGATGGACAGCAGTGCTACTATGGGAAAGCAG TGACCGTCCAGTGCACCATAGATGGCCAGTTTGTGTTGGTGGTGGCCAGGGATACAACCCTACCCAGGCTCAGCCTGGACTCCATCAGCCTGCTGGGAGGCAGTGATGGGCCCTGTGGTGTTGTGGACTATAATGCTGACTTTGCGATCTACCAGTTTCCTGTAACTGCTTGTGGCACAAGAGCAGTG GTGCTCGGTGACTATGTGGTCTATGAGAACAAGATGTCCTCCTCCTATGAAGTTGGTGTGGGACCCCTTGGCGCCATCACCCGAGACAGCCACTTTGA GCTTTACGTCCAGTGTAGATATTCTACCACTACTGTTGCGTCCCTGGCTGTTGAGCTGTCCTCCAACGATCCTCCTCTACCTGTAGCGGCTTCTGGTCCCCTCAGGGTGGAGCTAAGACTCGGCAATGGTCAGTGTGTCACCAAGGGCTGTGTGCAAG AACAAGTGGCCTACACCTCCTACTACACTGAGGCTGACTACCCTGTGACCAAGGTCCTGAGGGAGCCTGTGTATGTTGAGGTGCGCATGTTGGAGAGGACTGATCCCAATCTTGTCCTGGTCCTCGACCGCTGCTGGGTGACCTCCACACCTGACCCATTCGGCATTCCTCAGTGGGACCTTCTGGTGAATGG GTGCCCATACCGAGATGACCGCTACTTGACCACTCTGGTTCCAGTTGATGGGTCGTCTGGTCTTCCGTACCCTAGCCATTACAAGCGCTTTGTCTTCAAGATGTTCACATTTGTGGATCCTGCTTCCATGGCTCCTTTGAAAGAGAGG GTCTTCATCCACTGCAGTACAGCGGTGTGCTCTCCGACTGCAGGTGCCACCTGTGAACCAAAGTGCAACAGGAGGA GGAGGGACACTGGTGCAGCTATAAGGAACTCTCATCCTGTATCGGTTGTGTCTAGTGGAGAAGTGATCTACACCCAAACTGCACCACCTCAGCTTGAGTGA
- the LOC140562802 gene encoding zona pellucida sperm-binding protein 4-like has product MGKLWGATAVLVIWLNGLSYAAVTSWNLEAEKQPQNPQLPGPLAPQQPRPLFSELPGPLAPQQPRPLPPQLPGPLAPQQPRPLPPQLPGPLAPQQPRPLPPQLPGPLAPQQPRPLPPQLSGPLPPQLSGPLAPQQPRPLPPQLPGPPAPQQPRPVPPQLPGPLAPQLPGPLAPQQPRPLPPQLPGLFAPPRYDPQPQVTTFDKCRLADADKIPCGEPGIDASQCAAINCCFDGQQCYYGKAVTVQCTIDGQFVLVVARDTTLPRLSLDSISLLGGSDGPCGVVDYNADFAIYQFPVTACGTRAMVLGDYVVYENKMSSSYEVGVGPLGAITRDSHFELYFQCRYSTTTVASLAVELSSNDPPLPVAASGPLRVELRLGNGQCVTKGCVQEQVAYTSYYTAADYPVTKVLREPVYVEVRMLERTDPNLVLVLDRCWATSTPDPVSVPQWDLLVNGCPYRDDRYLTTLVPVDGSSGLPYPSHYKRFVFKMFTFVDPASMAPLKERVFIHCSTAVCSPTAGATCEPRCNRRRRDVGAAVRNSPVSVVSSGEVIYTQAGLPRLD; this is encoded by the exons ATGGGGAAATTATGGGGAGCTACAGCAGTTCTTGTGATTTGGTTGAATGGTCTGAGCTATGCAGCTGTAACTTCATGGAATTTGGAAGCAGAGAAGCAACCTCAAAATCCTCAGCTTCCTGGGCCACTCGCTCCTCAGCAGCCTAGGCCGTTATTTTCTGAGCTTCCTGGACCACTCGCTCCTCAGCAGCCTAGGCCGCTACCTCCTCAGCTTCCTGGGCCACTCGCTCCTCAGCAGCCTAGGCCGCTACCTCCTCAGCTTCCTGGACCACTTGCTCCTCAACAGCCTAGGCCGCTTCCTCCTCAGCTTCCTGGACCACTTGCTCCTCAGCAGCCTAGGCCGCTTCCTCCTCAGCTTTCTGGACCACTTCCTCCTCAGCTTTCTGGACCACTTGCTCCTCAGCAGCCTAGGCCGCTTCCTCCTCAGCTTCCTGGGCCACCTGCTCCTCAGCAGCCTAGGCCGGTACCACCTCAGCTTCCTGGACCACTTGCTCCTCAGCTTCCTGGACCACTTGCTCCTCAGCAGCCTAGGCCGCTTCCTCCTCAGCTTCCTGGGCTATTTGCCCCTCCAAGATATGATCCTCAGCCACAGGTGACCACCTTTGATAAATGCAGACTGGCTGATGCTGACAAGATTCCTTGTGGAGAACCTGGCATAGATGCTTCTCAGTGTGCTGCCATAAACTGCTGTTTTGATGGACAGCAGTGCTACTATGGGAAAGCAG TGACCGTCCAGTGCACCATAGATGGCCAGTTTGTGTTGGTGGTGGCCAGGGATACAACCCTACCCAGGCTCAGCCTGGACTCCATCAGCCTGCTGGGAGGCAGTGATGGGCCCTGTGGTGTTGTGGACTATAATGCTGACTTTGCGATCTACCAGTTTCCTGTAACTGCTTGTGGCACAAGAGCAATG GTGCTTGGTGACTATGTGGTCTATGAGAACAAGATGTCCTCCTCCTATGAAGTTGGTGTGGGACCCCTTGGCGCCATCACCCGAGACAGCCACTTTGA GCTTTACTTCCAGTGTAGATATTCTACCACTACCGTTGCGTCCCTGGCTGTTGAGCTGTCCTCCAACGATCCTCCTCTACCTGTAGCGGCTTCTGGTCCCCTCAGGGTGGAGCTAAGACTCGGCAATGGTCAGTGTGTCACCAAGGGCTGTGTGCAAG AACAAGTGGCCTACACCTCCTACTACACTGCGGCAGACTACCCTGTGACCAAGGTCCTGAGGGAGCCTGTGTATGTTGAGGTGCGCATGTTGGAGAGGACTGATCCCAATCTTGTCCTGGTCTTGGACCGCTGTTGGGCGACCTCAACACCTGACCCTGTCAGCGTTCCTCAGTGGGACCTTCTGGTGAATGG GTGCCCATACCGAGATGACCGCTACCTGACCACTCTGGTTCCAGTTGATGGGTCGTCTGGTCTTCCGTATCCTAGCCATTACAAGCGCTTTGTCTTCAAGATGTTCACGTTTGTGGATCCTGCTTCCATGGCTCCTTTGAAAGAGAGG GTCTTCATCCACTGCAGTACAGCGGTGTGCTCTCCGACTGCAGGTGCCACTTGTGAACCAAGGTGCAACAGGAGGA